A genomic region of Jaculus jaculus isolate mJacJac1 chromosome 10, mJacJac1.mat.Y.cur, whole genome shotgun sequence contains the following coding sequences:
- the Csk gene encoding tyrosine-protein kinase CSK: protein MSAIQAAWPSGTECIAKYNFHGTAEQDLPFCKGDVLTIVAVTKDPNWYKAKNKVGREGIIPANYVQKREGVKAGTKLSLMPWFHGKITREQAERLLYPPETGLFLVRESTNYPGDYTLCVSCEGKVEHYRIMYHASKLSIDEEVYFENLMQLVEHYTTDADGLCTRLIKPKVMEGTVAAQDEFYRSGWALNMKELKLLQTIGKGEFGDVMLGDYRGNRVAVKCIKNDATAQAFLAEASVMTQLRHSNLVQLLGVIVEEKGGLYIVTEYMAKGSLVDYLRSRGRSVLGGDCLLKFSLDVCEAMEYLESNNFVHRDLAARNVLVSEDNVAKVSDFGLTKEASSTQDTGKLPVKWTAPEALREKKFSTKSDVWSFGILLWEIYSFGRVPYPRIPLKDVVPRVEKGYKMDAPDGCPPAVYEVMKNCWHLDAATRPTFLQLREQLEHIKTHELHL from the exons ATGTCGGCAATACAG GCCGCCTGGCCATCCGGTACAGAATGTATTGCCAAGTACAACTTCCATGGCACCGCTGAGCAGGACCTTCCCTTCTGCAAAGGAGACGTGCTCACCATTGTGGCCGTCACCAAG GACCCCAACTGGTACAAAGCCAAGAACAAGGTGGGCCGTGAAGGTATCATCCCAGCTAACTACGTCCAGAAGCGGGAGGGCGTGAAGGCAGGCACCAAACTCAGCCTcatgcc CTGGTTCCATGGAAAGATCACGCGGGAGCAGGCCGAGCGGCTTCTGTACCCGCCGGAGACAGGCTTGTTCCTGGTGCGGGAGAGCACCAACTACCCCGGAGACTACACGCTGTGCGTGAGCTGCGAAGGCAAGGTGGAGCACTACCGCATCATGTACCACGCCAGCAAGCTGAGCATCGACGAGGAGGTGTACTTCGAGAATCTCATGCAGCTGGTGGAG CACTACACCACAGATGCAGACGGACTGTGCACTCGCCTCATCAAACCAAAGGTCATGGAGGGCACGGTGGCAGCCCAGGACGAGTTCTACCGCA GTGGCTGGGCGCTAAATATGAAGGAGCTGAAACTGTTGCAGACCATCGGGAAAGGGGAGTTTGGAG ATGTGATGCTGGGTGATTACCGGGGGAACAGAGTGGCCGTCAAGTGCATTAAGAATGACGCCACCGCCCAGGCCTTCCTAGCCGAAGCCTCTGTCATGAC GCAACTTCGGCACAGCAACCTGGTGCAGCTGCTGGGCGTGATTGTGGAGGAGAAGGGCGGGCTCTACATCGTCACTGAGTACATGGCTAAG GGGAGCCTAGTGGACTATCTGCGGTCACGGGGTCGCTCGGTGCTAGGCGGAGACTGTCTCCTCAAGTTCTCACT AGACGTTTGTGAGGCCATGGAATATCTGGAGAGTAATAACTTCGTGCATCGGGACTTGGCTGCCCGGAATGTGTTGGTGTCTGAGGACAACGTGGCCAAGGTCAGCGACTTTGGCCTCACCAAGGAGGCCTCCAGCACCCAGGACACTGGCAAACTGCCAGTCAAGTGGACAGCACCTGAAGCCctgagagagaag AAATTCTCCACCAAGTCTGATGTGTGGAGTTTTGGAATCCTTCTCTGGGAAATATATTCCTTTGGGCGAGTGCCTTACCCAAGAATT CCCCTGAAGGACGTTGTCCCTCGGGTGGAGAAGGGCTATAAGATGGATGCCCCCGATGGCTGCCCCCCCGCAGTCTACGAGGTCATGAAGAACTGCTGGCACCTGGACGCTGCCACGCGGCCCACCTTCCTGCAGCTTCGAGAGCAGCTTGAGCACATCAAAACCCACGAGCTGCACCTGTGA